From a single Sorghum bicolor cultivar BTx623 chromosome 5, Sorghum_bicolor_NCBIv3, whole genome shotgun sequence genomic region:
- the LOC110435969 gene encoding uncharacterized protein LOC110435969: protein MAEEFQALVDNNTWRLVPRPPRANIVTGKWIFKHKYNADGSLARHKARWVVRGFSQQYDVDYDETFSPVVKPATIRVVLSIATSRSWPIHQLDVKNAFLHGHLQDTVYCQQPPGFVDPSAPDHVCFLFLSQRQYAVELLQRAGMSECHPTTTPVDSKSKLSAADGPPIDDPAFYRSLAGALQYLTLTRPDLAYAVQQICLFMHDPREPHLALVKRILRYVKGTLPQGLHIGTGCSLTAYSDADWAGCPDSRRSTSGYCVFLGDTLVSWLQQKALLKLMDLQYKIQFKKGVTNTAAGALSRMPEQDTIYSISMIAADPRAPVLPIQVLDVQDIWLGGLLKYNKMLLLGTASNIKL, encoded by the exons ATGGCGGAGGAATTTCAGGCTCTCGTTGATAACAACACCTGGCGCCTAGTTCCTCGTCCACCTCGCGCCAACATCGTCACTGGCAAGTGGATTTTCAAGCACAAGTATAATGCTGATGGTTCGCTTGCTCGGCACAAGGCTCGCTGGGTTGTCCGGGGTTTCTCTCAACAGTACGACGTCGACTACGATGAGACCTTCAGTCCAGTTGTTAAACCGGCCACCATCCGGGTTGTTCTCAGCATTGCTACCTCGCGCTCTTGGCCGATCCATCAGCTCGACGTGAAGAACGCCTTTCTTCATGGTCATCTTCAGGACACCGTCTACTGTCAGCAGCCACCAGGCTTCGTCGACCCTTCTGCTCCTGATCATGTTTGTTT TCTGTTCCTCTCCCAGCGACAGTATGCTGTTGAGCTTCTCCAGCGTGCTGGCATGTCAGAGTGCCATCCCACCACGACGCCTGTGGACTCTAAGTCCAAATTGTCCGCTGCTGATGGTCCTCCCATCGACGACCCTGCTTTCTACCGCAGCCTTGCTGGTGCGCTGCAGTATTTGACACTCACACGTCCAGACTTGGCATATGCAGTTCAGCAGATCTGCCTGTTCATGCATGATCCGCGGGAGCCGCATCTTGCTCTCGTCAAGCGCATTCTTCGCTATGTCAAGGGCACCCTTCCTCAAGGTCTGCATATTGGCACTGGTTGCTCTCTCACGGCGTACTCTGATGCGGACTGGGCTGGCTGTCCTGACTCCCGGCGCTCCACGTCAGGCTACTGTGTCTTCCTCGGTGACACGCTGGTGTCTTG GTTACAACAGAAAGCCCTTTTGAAACTGATGGACTTACAGTACAAGATACAGTTCAAGAAGGGTGTTACTAATACAGCAGCTGGTGCTTTGTCAAGGATGCCTGAACAAGATACAATCTACTCTAtttctatga TTGCTGCTGATCCTAGAGCTCCAGTTTTACCAATACAGGTATTGGATGTTCAGGACATATGGCTAGGAG GTTTATTGAAGTACAACAAAATGTTACTGCTAGGTACAGCCAGCAATATCAAGCTTTGA